GCACCGATATCTACTCGCTCGGAGTTGTCCTTTACCAACTGTTGGCGGCGCGCCTACCCTTTGAGGCCGATCGTGTCGTTGAAATACTTCATCGTGTCACACACGAGCCGCCGCCATCCCTGCGCCAATTCCGGCCGGACGTTTCGCCTGCGCTTGAGCAGGTGATATTCAAGTCGCTGGCGAAAGATCGCCACCAACGCTTCGAAAGCGCAGGCGCCTTTGCAGCGGCGATCGAGCATGCACAGGCAAGGTCTGTGCCTAGCGCGGGATCCAAACGCAGGCGAGTTTCTACGGACCGCCCACCTTCGAATGCGGCTCCGACGGAGCCGATGGCGATGGCGGCGCCAAGAGGAGAAGAGTGGAACCGATCGCCACAACCCAGCTTACGGTATCCCAAATCCTACCTTTGGGCTGCACTGGCAGGGATCATTGCCATCGCGGCCTTGTTGATGGCGCTGTTCGCTTTCGACCAGGTTTACCCCTTGGTCGTGCTGAGTGCACTCGCGATGGTCGTGGTGTCGTTCAGCGTTGCCTTTTGGCTAGCGCGCCAACGCCCGCGGCAAGGCCACGGGTTGGCAGTGCCATCTGCCTTGCCGGTCTTTCCACGGCATGAAGACGGAAGGCGTTCGGCTGAGTCCTCTCATTCTCTGGTGACGTCAGAAACGTATCCCTATCACCCTCACGACGCCGACCTGGCAAGGGTCTTGAGCCAGGCGCCGGAGATTGCGGCCTTCTTGTTGGTCCTCAATGGACCGCAACGCGGCCAACGTCTGCAACTCTTGGGGCAAAGAAGCTATATTGGCAGAGACTCGGAACTCAATCAAGTATGTATTCAGGATCTGTCCTTATCAAGACAACATGCCTGTATTGGCTTAGAAGATGGTAAATTTTTGATATATGATATGAACAGCACAAATGGAACATATGTCAATGGTATTCGCGTACAAACTAAGAATCTATATGATCGCGATGAGATCAGACTTGGCGAAACCAATCTAGTTTTTGTTAATATTGCGACTAATATCTCACACGACGCCAAGAAACGACTCAACGAGTTTGACGGCATGTGGGACGATCTGAGACGAGCAGCGCATCATGGATGACAAAGAAAGGTTCATCG
The genomic region above belongs to Caldilineales bacterium and contains:
- a CDS encoding protein kinase → MSEIKPGTVIGGRYRIDGTIGAGAMTRVYRALDIRSGRFVTLKLLGLRVADNQEYASRFRREAELLSRLNHPGIVHVYEVGEDTAGLFIVLEYVDGVSLAERLSSQPFPLQSALEIIRQVAGALDYLHGHGIVHRDIKPSNILLAKDGRVFLTDLGSATRPGPSISQIGTVLGTPVYMSPEQVRGEPLDFRTDIYSLGVVLYQLLAARLPFEADRVVEILHRVTHEPPPSLRQFRPDVSPALEQVIFKSLAKDRHQRFESAGAFAAAIEHAQARSVPSAGSKRRRVSTDRPPSNAAPTEPMAMAAPRGEEWNRSPQPSLRYPKSYLWAALAGIIAIAALLMALFAFDQVYPLVVLSALAMVVVSFSVAFWLARQRPRQGHGLAVPSALPVFPRHEDGRRSAESSHSLVTSETYPYHPHDADLARVLSQAPEIAAFLLVLNGPQRGQRLQLLGQRSYIGRDSELNQVCIQDLSLSRQHACIGLEDGKFLIYDMNSTNGTYVNGIRVQTKNLYDRDEIRLGETNLVFVNIATNISHDAKKRLNEFDGMWDDLRRAAHHG